The Lucilia cuprina isolate Lc7/37 chromosome 5, ASM2204524v1, whole genome shotgun sequence genome includes a window with the following:
- the LOC111688077 gene encoding general transcription factor IIH subunit 2, which produces MEHGEEEDPKEYRWETGYEKTWEAIKEDDDGLLDSAIAELIQKAKRKRQQQKTMQNKLGMMRHLYLILDCSESMSVPDLKPTRLLCTLKLLEIFIEEFFDQNPISQMGLIILKSKRAEKITDLTGTAKLHLKALEGLKKINLTGEPSLQNGLDLALKTLKVVPSHASREVLIIMGSLTTCDPIDITQTIDTLKQEGIRCSVISLSAEIHVCRYLTTQTNGTYGAVLDDSHYRDQLLSHVDPPPAAQVQENSLIKMGFPHAKQDEGKDPPLSMCMCHIENTEEPSKLTSVGFHCPQCFSKYCELPVECQTCGLTLVSAPHLARSYHHLFPVQHFTELMYNGQAAVCYACQKPLTEASDKNVYRCESCSQIYCIDCDIFIHETLHICVGCNTIPGIAAQVHARKPQAPPPGMMMVGSSLGQRF; this is translated from the exons atggAACACGGCGAGGAAGAGGATCCAAAAGAGTACCGCTGGGAAACCGGCTATGAAAAAACTTG GGAGGCCATTAAGGAAGATGATGATGGTCTATTGGATAGTGCCATTGCAGAGCTTATACAAAAAGCCAAACGTAAAAGGCAACAACAAAAGACCATGCAAAATAAATTGGGTATGATGCGTCATTTGTATTTGATATTGGACTGCTCGGAATCCATGTCAGTGCCGGATTTAAAACCCACTCGTTTATTATGTACTCTAAag cttttggaaatatttattgAGGAATTTTTTGATCAAAATCCTATAAGTCAAATGGGTTTAATAATACTAAAGAGCAAAAGAGCCGAAAAGATTACCGATTTGACCGGTACTGCCAAATTGCATCTTAAAGCTTTGGAGgg attgaaaaaaattaacctCACTGGTGAACCTTCTCTACAAAATGGTTTGGATTTAGCCTTAAAGACCTTGAAAGTTGTTCCTTCTCATGCATCCCGAgaagttttaattataatggGTTCTTTAACCACCTGTGATCCCATAGATATTACCCAAACCATAGACACTCTCAAACAGGAGGGCATTAGATGTTCTGTTATATCATTATCGGCTGAAATTCATGTTTGCCGCTATTTAACCACTCAAACGAATGGTACTTATGGCGCTGTGCTAGATGATAGCCATTATCGAGATCAACTTTTGTCCCATGTCGATCCACCACCAGCTGCCCAAGTACAAGAGAATTCTCTTATAAAAATGGGTTTTCCTCATGCCAAACAGGATGAGGGCAAAGATCCTCCACTTTCAATGTGCATGTGTCACATAGAAAACACAGAAGAGCCCAGTAAACTTACCTCGGTGGGTTTCCATTGTCCTCAATGTTTTAGTAAATACTGTGAATTGCCTGTCGAGTGTCAAACGTGTGGTCTTACCTTAGTTTCAGCTCCGCATTTGGCTCGTTCTTACCATCATCTCTTTCCGGTGCAACATTTTACCGAGCTAATGTATAATGGCCAGGCTGCTGTTTGTTATGCCTGCCAAAAACCTCTAACGGAAGCTTCTGATAAAAACGTCTATCGTTGTGAGTCTTGTTCGCAAATCTATTGCATTGATTGCGATATTTTCATACATGAGACATTGCACATTTGTGTGGGTTGTAATACTATACCGGGAATAGCTGCTCAGGTGCATGCTAGAAAACCACAAGCTCCACCTCCGGGTATGATGATGGTTGGATCATCTTTGGGTCAacgtttttaa